GCGGCCACCACAACCTTCGATCAAAACGGTCGTCGAGTCCGGCCTTTGGTAAGTAATGCCCAGGGCGGCCATGGCCTTGAGGGTATTAAGACAATCCTCACTGGGCAAATAACCCGTAATCCCAGCGGATCCGCCCTCTGATAAACCTAATAAAATAGCTGAACGGTGGGAGATACTTTTGTCCCCAGGGACTTTGAGTTCACCCTCGATCCGTTTTGCCCGACGTGTTTTTAATATCTTGCTCATGGAGAAGCTGAAATCTTTGGCGAAAAGCGGGCGTGAACGCAAGAGAAGAAAACGGGCGTTATTCGTGACCCTTACCCGGGCGCAATTTGCTCCGGGTCACTCGGGCCTGCTCGAGATAAGTTTGAAGGGCGTCTTTATCCTCATTTTCGAGCCATCGGGACACTTTTTGAATTTCCTTTTCCATCCCTTCGAGGGAATCAAGGACAGCCCGGCGGTTCCCGAGTAAAATCTCGGCCCACATGGCTGAGGGCCCTTCAGCGACCCGGGTGGAATCTCGGAATCCGCCCCCGGAATACTTTAGCCCCTCCTCACCCGCAGTCGTGGCGGCATGAACCAGGCAGGCGGCGGTTAAATGCGGTAAGTGGCTGACTTGCCCCACGATCTGGTCATGTTTCTCGGGGGAAAGTTCTAAAAGACGCATCCCGAGTAATTTCCAAAAGTCACGCACTGTGTCCAGTGCCGCAGGATCGGTCGTCTGGTCCGGGGTGACGATACAAACGGCACTTTCGAGTAAGTCCGCACGGGAATGGGCAAACCCCGACTGTTCACTGCCCGCCATCGGATGGCTCCCGACAAAATGGGCGGCACCGTCGAGGATTTCGGGCATTTCCAGGCAAACGGGTTCTTTCACACTACCGACATCGGTCACCACTGCAAAAGGGGATAAGGCCGGTTTTGCCTTAGCCAGGACTCCTCCCATCGAACCAATCGTCATGGCCAGAATCACCACCTCGGCATCTTCGACAGCCAAGGTGAGGTCGGTCGTCGCAGTCAGGCCCAGTCCGGCGGAGTCCACCTCGTCGACCGTCTCTTGGCGGCGTGCCCAAAGGAAAACCTCCCCGCAAATTGCTTTTTGTGCGGTTAAAGCCCGGGCGATCGATCCCCCTAAAAGTCCCGCTCCCAATATGGCCACTTTCGAAAATTTCATTGGAGGAATAGTGAATGGAAAGCAACCCCGAAAAGCAAGCTCTATAGTCCGCTTCACTATAGGCCCATCAATCAGGCGTGAGGGGATAAAGTCTTAGTTATTCGGGGCGTAGAGATGAATCGTCAGTGTCGTCGGGGGAGTGGACATCCTTCACGGCTACGGGTGAGATATGCTCAGCATATAAGGGTCGGAAACCCGGCAGGACACAAATAGTTACCAAGAGACAATAGGCCAAAACCTGCTAAACAACAAATCCACTCACCCCGCCCCCCGGACAGGCTACTTCATGCTTGGCAGAATAATTCCTTTCATGATTATTTTCTGCATCATGATAAAAATCACCA
The sequence above is drawn from the Verrucomicrobiota bacterium genome and encodes:
- a CDS encoding prephenate dehydrogenase, whose protein sequence is MKFSKVAILGAGLLGGSIARALTAQKAICGEVFLWARRQETVDEVDSAGLGLTATTDLTLAVEDAEVVILAMTIGSMGGVLAKAKPALSPFAVVTDVGSVKEPVCLEMPEILDGAAHFVGSHPMAGSEQSGFAHSRADLLESAVCIVTPDQTTDPAALDTVRDFWKLLGMRLLELSPEKHDQIVGQVSHLPHLTAACLVHAATTAGEEGLKYSGGGFRDSTRVAEGPSAMWAEILLGNRRAVLDSLEGMEKEIQKVSRWLENEDKDALQTYLEQARVTRSKLRPGKGHE